In the genome of Burkholderia sp. PAMC 26561, the window GGAGCCGTATGCAGTAGTTCTGCACGTACGGATCTGTGCGGGGGGCGGTGGGTAACCACCGTCCCTACCGCGACCGGAACATCGTCTACGTCCAAGCATGCTCGGCGGATGCTGGCCAATTTGAGGTCGACACTAAGGCGTATATGGGCCACAAACCATCAGCGCTTCAACATTCGAGCAACGGGCTACCGTTGTTCGGACCGAATCCGGGCATACACAAATTTCGATGGGCGCATCACCGAGACACAGATACCTCGCCGGAGACGACTTGACTTGTTCGAAGGGAAGTGTGTGTCTTGGGTCGCATCACTCCCACGCAGGATTAAATCTCGACGGGCTCACGCGCTTTTGGCAGACCCCTATCACAAAGATGTGGTCCGCGGGAACAGAAAGAGACGCTATTTTCGCAACGTTTCTCGATGAGGGGTTATACGCCGTATAACCCCTCATCGAAATTTCGAGTGGGCGCGACTCTTTTTACTTGGCCACAAGAAAGAGAGGCAATTTCACCTGTCTTTAGCGATCAACGCAAACGATGACGCTGGTTCAATGGAACCCAATCCAACAAGGGTTCCCATGCGTCTTTTCAGAAACCAGCGCCAGGCCGCGCTCGCGACAGCTCCAGGTATGTATGCCGAGGAAGACCCGAGCAAAGTAATCTTCGAAACCAGCACACGGCTCAAGCTTGAGTCGAACCGCTGGATGCTCATCGCATTTGCCTGCGCGGCCATCGCCGCGGGAGCTGTGTGGACCCGCCAGCCGCCGCCTTCAGTGGTCCGCGTCGTCGGTGTCTCCGCTGATGTGACGGGCCATCCTGTCACGACCGAGCTCGTCGCATACAAACCGGATTCCCAAGCCATTCGCGCCCACGTTAAAGATATGGCGGTCCGTTGGTTCACGATCGAGCCGGTTTTGACGGACCGGCTCGAAACGTCGCGCATGACGGCAAATATCAACTCCGTAAAAGCAGAGATGATCGGAGCGGGTTCAAGTCAGTTCAAGGCTTGGCTCGATCAAGACGCACCTTTCCAGGCGATTATCGCCAACCCGAAGTTGATCCGCGAGGTCAACGTCCGAAACATTGCGCTCTTGGAAGATTCAACCGTCCTTGTTGAATTCACAACCTCGACATCACAGGCCGGCGGCGCTGGCAAGCCCGATGTCAAAGCCTATGCGCTGACCTTGCGCTACCAGATCGTCGCACCCACTGCGGATGCGGCGCTCACGTCAAATCCATTCGGGGTCTTTATCCCGTTCTTTCGCCTCGAGCGGACTGCCTAAGCATGAACGCCAATCTCAAACACGCTAGCCGGCGCGCATTCGCCATCTGTGCAGTCGCGGCGATAACGGTC includes:
- a CDS encoding type IV secretion system protein, producing the protein MRLFRNQRQAALATAPGMYAEEDPSKVIFETSTRLKLESNRWMLIAFACAAIAAGAVWTRQPPPSVVRVVGVSADVTGHPVTTELVAYKPDSQAIRAHVKDMAVRWFTIEPVLTDRLETSRMTANINSVKAEMIGAGSSQFKAWLDQDAPFQAIIANPKLIREVNVRNIALLEDSTVLVEFTTSTSQAGGAGKPDVKAYALTLRYQIVAPTADAALTSNPFGVFIPFFRLERTA